Proteins encoded in a region of the Candidatus Desulfatibia profunda genome:
- a CDS encoding acetyl-CoA decarbonylase/synthase complex subunit gamma (part of a complex that catalyzes the cleavage of acetyl-CoA) translates to GIMDKVKHTELIIPGYAAAIAGDVEEELPGWTITVGPREAAHIPAFLKAR, encoded by the coding sequence GGCATCATGGACAAAGTCAAGCACACGGAATTGATTATCCCCGGATATGCCGCCGCTATTGCCGGCGATGTCGAAGAGGAATTGCCGGGCTGGACGATTACCGTAGGACCGAGAGAAGCCGCCCATATTCCGGCCTTTCTCAAAGCAAGATAG
- a CDS encoding dihydropteroate synthase produces MLLIGESLNVISKKIGKAFKERDPKPIQKEALFQREKGMDYIDINLGPAKKEGHELMPWVVKVVQEVVDDVPLALDTSNIEAIRAALKVCKLTPIINSIMCRPERYEKMIPMAAESGADFVALLWGPEGLPRDENERAALCVELLYAANEAGIPNEKIWVDGIVTPVNIQQPQAISLMQFQGMLQDIAPGARSTCGLSNISNGPPEHLRPILNQTYMVMLQKYGMESVIAEPLDDQLIAIARGQRQDIVDLIYGIMDGTDPDMGSLSKELQDYAKTTNVILGKSLYSDSWLKL; encoded by the coding sequence ATGTTACTTATTGGTGAAAGTTTAAACGTCATATCAAAAAAGATCGGCAAGGCGTTCAAGGAGCGTGATCCCAAGCCGATCCAAAAGGAGGCTCTTTTTCAAAGGGAAAAAGGGATGGATTATATCGACATCAATTTAGGGCCTGCTAAAAAAGAAGGGCACGAGCTGATGCCCTGGGTGGTTAAAGTCGTCCAGGAAGTGGTTGACGATGTGCCGCTGGCCCTGGACACATCCAACATAGAAGCCATCAGAGCGGCACTCAAAGTGTGCAAGCTGACACCCATTATTAATTCCATCATGTGCCGGCCGGAACGCTATGAAAAGATGATTCCGATGGCCGCGGAAAGCGGTGCAGATTTTGTGGCCCTGTTATGGGGTCCTGAAGGTCTGCCGCGGGATGAGAACGAACGCGCCGCCCTGTGCGTTGAACTCCTTTATGCCGCCAATGAAGCCGGCATCCCCAATGAAAAAATCTGGGTGGACGGAATTGTAACCCCGGTAAACATTCAGCAGCCCCAGGCCATCAGCCTGATGCAATTTCAGGGGATGCTTCAGGATATCGCCCCCGGAGCCAGGAGCACCTGCGGCCTGTCGAACATTTCCAACGGACCGCCTGAGCATCTGCGCCCGATTCTCAACCAGACCTACATGGTCATGCTTCAGAAGTACGGGATGGAATCGGTTATCGCGGAGCCTTTGGATGACCAGCTGATCGCCATTGCCAGGGGCCAGCGACAGGATATTGTCGATTTGATTTACGGCATTATGGACGGGACTGATCCGGATATGGGCAGCCTTTCAAAAGAGCTGCAGGATTACGCCAAGACGACCAATGTCATTTTAGGAAAGTCCCTGTACTCCGATTCCTGGCTCAAGCTGTAA